The proteins below are encoded in one region of Homo sapiens chromosome 19 genomic scaffold, GRCh38.p14 alternate locus group ALT_REF_LOCI_12 HSCHR19KIR_G085_BA1_HAP_CTG3_1:
- the KIR2DS2 gene encoding killer cell immunoglobulin-like receptor 2DS2 isoform c precursor (isoform c precursor is encoded by transcript variant 3), producing the protein MSLMVVSMACVGFFLLQGAWPHEGLYEKPSLSAQPGPTVLAGESVTLSCSSRSSYDMYHLSREGEAHERRFSAGPKVNGTFQADFPLGPATHGGTYRCFGSFRDSPYEWSNSSDPLLVSVTGNPSNSWPSPTEPSSKTGNPRHLHVLIGTSVVKIPFTILLFFLLHRWCSNKKNAAVMDQEPAGNRTVNSEDSDEQDHQEVSYA; encoded by the exons ATGTCGCTCATGGTCGTCAGCATGGCGTGTGTTG GGTTCTTCTTGCTGCAGGGGGCCTGGCCACATGAGG GTCTATATGAGAAACCTTCTCTCTCAGCCCAGCCGGGCCCCACGGTTTTGGCAGGAGAGAGCGTGACCTTGTCCTGCAGCTCCCGGAGCTCCTATGACATGTACCATCTATCCAGGGAGGGGGAGGCCCATGAACGTAGGTTCTCTGCAGGGCCCAAGGTCAACGGAACATTCCAGGCCGACTTTCCTCTGGGCCCTGCCACCCACGGAGGAACCTACAGATGCTTCGGCTCTTTCCGTGACTCTCCCTATGAGTGGTCAAACTCGAGTGACCCACTGCTTGTTTCtgtcacag GAAACCCTTCAAATAGTTGGCCTTCACCCACTGAACCAAGCTCCAAAACCG GTAACCCCAGACACCTGCATGTTCTGATTGGGACCTCAGTGGTCAAAATCCCTTTCAccatcctcctcttctttctccttcatcgCTGGTGCTCCAACAAAAAAA ATGCTGCTGTAATGGACCAAGAGCCTGCAGGGAACAGAACAGTGAACAGCGAG
- the KIR2DS2 gene encoding killer cell immunoglobulin-like receptor 2DS2 isoform e precursor (isoform e precursor is encoded by transcript variant 5) has product MSLMVVSMACVGFFLLQGAWPHEGVHRKPSLLAHPGPLVKSEETVILQCWSDVRFEHFLLHREGKYKDTLHLIGEHHDGVSKANFSIGPMMQDLAGTYRCYGSVTHSPYQLSAPSDPLDIVITGLYEKPSLSAQPGPTVLAGESVTLSCSSRSSYDMYHLSREGEAHERRFSAGPKVNGTFQADFPLGPATHGGTYRCFGSFRDSPYEWSNSSDPLLVSVTGNPRHLHVLIGTSVVKIPFTILLFFLLHRWCSNKKNAAVMDQEPAGNRTVNSEDSDEQDHQEVSYA; this is encoded by the exons ATGTCGCTCATGGTCGTCAGCATGGCGTGTGTTG GGTTCTTCTTGCTGCAGGGGGCCTGGCCACATGAGG GAGTCCACAGAAAACCTTCCCTCCTGGCCCACCCAGGTCCCCTGGTGAAATCAGAAGAGACAGTCATCCTGCAATGTTGGTCAGATGTCAGGTTTGAGCACTTCCTTCTGCACAGAGAGGGGAAGTATAAGGACACTTTGCACCTCATTGGAGAGCACCATGATGGGGTCTCCAAGGCCAACTTCTCCATCGGTCCCATGATGCAAGACCTTGCAGGGACCTACAGATGCTACGGTTCTGTTACTCACTCCCCCTATCAGTTGTCAGCTCCCAGTGACCCTCTGGACATCGTCATCACAG GTCTATATGAGAAACCTTCTCTCTCAGCCCAGCCGGGCCCCACGGTTTTGGCAGGAGAGAGCGTGACCTTGTCCTGCAGCTCCCGGAGCTCCTATGACATGTACCATCTATCCAGGGAGGGGGAGGCCCATGAACGTAGGTTCTCTGCAGGGCCCAAGGTCAACGGAACATTCCAGGCCGACTTTCCTCTGGGCCCTGCCACCCACGGAGGAACCTACAGATGCTTCGGCTCTTTCCGTGACTCTCCCTATGAGTGGTCAAACTCGAGTGACCCACTGCTTGTTTCtgtcacag GTAACCCCAGACACCTGCATGTTCTGATTGGGACCTCAGTGGTCAAAATCCCTTTCAccatcctcctcttctttctccttcatcgCTGGTGCTCCAACAAAAAAA ATGCTGCTGTAATGGACCAAGAGCCTGCAGGGAACAGAACAGTGAACAGCGAG
- the KIR2DS2 gene encoding killer cell immunoglobulin-like receptor 2DS2 isoform a precursor (isoform a precursor is encoded by transcript variant 1), translating into MSLMVVSMACVGFFLLQGAWPHEGVHRKPSLLAHPGPLVKSEETVILQCWSDVRFEHFLLHREGKYKDTLHLIGEHHDGVSKANFSIGPMMQDLAGTYRCYGSVTHSPYQLSAPSDPLDIVITGLYEKPSLSAQPGPTVLAGESVTLSCSSRSSYDMYHLSREGEAHERRFSAGPKVNGTFQADFPLGPATHGGTYRCFGSFRDSPYEWSNSSDPLLVSVTGNPSNSWPSPTEPSSKTGNPRHLHVLIGTSVVKIPFTILLFFLLHRWCSNKKNAAVMDQEPAGNRTVNSEDSDEQDHQEVSYA; encoded by the exons ATGTCGCTCATGGTCGTCAGCATGGCGTGTGTTG GGTTCTTCTTGCTGCAGGGGGCCTGGCCACATGAGG GAGTCCACAGAAAACCTTCCCTCCTGGCCCACCCAGGTCCCCTGGTGAAATCAGAAGAGACAGTCATCCTGCAATGTTGGTCAGATGTCAGGTTTGAGCACTTCCTTCTGCACAGAGAGGGGAAGTATAAGGACACTTTGCACCTCATTGGAGAGCACCATGATGGGGTCTCCAAGGCCAACTTCTCCATCGGTCCCATGATGCAAGACCTTGCAGGGACCTACAGATGCTACGGTTCTGTTACTCACTCCCCCTATCAGTTGTCAGCTCCCAGTGACCCTCTGGACATCGTCATCACAG GTCTATATGAGAAACCTTCTCTCTCAGCCCAGCCGGGCCCCACGGTTTTGGCAGGAGAGAGCGTGACCTTGTCCTGCAGCTCCCGGAGCTCCTATGACATGTACCATCTATCCAGGGAGGGGGAGGCCCATGAACGTAGGTTCTCTGCAGGGCCCAAGGTCAACGGAACATTCCAGGCCGACTTTCCTCTGGGCCCTGCCACCCACGGAGGAACCTACAGATGCTTCGGCTCTTTCCGTGACTCTCCCTATGAGTGGTCAAACTCGAGTGACCCACTGCTTGTTTCtgtcacag GAAACCCTTCAAATAGTTGGCCTTCACCCACTGAACCAAGCTCCAAAACCG GTAACCCCAGACACCTGCATGTTCTGATTGGGACCTCAGTGGTCAAAATCCCTTTCAccatcctcctcttctttctccttcatcgCTGGTGCTCCAACAAAAAAA ATGCTGCTGTAATGGACCAAGAGCCTGCAGGGAACAGAACAGTGAACAGCGAG